A stretch of Halocalculus aciditolerans DNA encodes these proteins:
- a CDS encoding site-2 protease family protein — protein sequence MQKFTVGRVWGIPIRIDLSLVIFLPILAWLLGSGAQIDAYAGVVNALAPQDYALDALKSGSNPWVIGIASAVGLFAGVAIHELGHAYAGRRYGVQTESITLWLLGGLANLQSIPRDPQKEFGIALAGPITSVLVAAACYLGLYLVPAGLPVAGFVVGWLAVTNLLLAGFNLLPAFPMDGGRVLRAYLARTRPYGVATRIAARIGVGFAVLFAIFGILAFAPLFLLLAWFVYSAATGESRTVLLDDLLEGLTVRDILAEPQTIDADETVQAFADRMLADRRTEFAVTENGHVVGLATMDALKRVREVERDAYAVREIMRTDLPTIDADADAFEALATLNEQNAPAAFVEDSGDVVGVVTRTDYVSVLQTRREFGVTVPA from the coding sequence ATGCAGAAGTTCACCGTCGGTCGCGTGTGGGGCATCCCCATCAGGATCGACCTCTCGCTCGTCATCTTCCTCCCGATTCTCGCGTGGCTCCTCGGAAGCGGCGCACAGATCGACGCCTACGCCGGCGTCGTCAACGCGCTCGCCCCACAGGACTACGCCCTCGACGCCCTCAAGTCCGGGTCCAACCCGTGGGTTATCGGCATCGCGTCCGCCGTCGGCCTCTTCGCCGGCGTCGCCATCCACGAACTCGGCCACGCCTACGCCGGCCGCCGCTACGGCGTCCAGACCGAATCCATCACCCTCTGGCTCCTCGGCGGCCTCGCCAACCTCCAATCTATCCCCCGCGACCCACAGAAGGAGTTCGGCATCGCGCTCGCCGGCCCCATCACCAGCGTCCTCGTCGCCGCCGCCTGCTACCTCGGGCTCTACCTCGTCCCCGCCGGCCTCCCCGTCGCCGGCTTCGTCGTCGGCTGGCTCGCCGTCACGAACCTCCTCCTCGCCGGCTTCAACCTCCTCCCCGCCTTCCCCATGGACGGCGGCCGCGTCCTCCGCGCCTACCTCGCCCGCACCCGCCCCTACGGCGTCGCCACCCGCATCGCCGCCCGCATCGGCGTCGGCTTCGCCGTCCTCTTCGCCATCTTCGGCATCCTCGCCTTCGCCCCCCTCTTCCTCCTCCTCGCCTGGTTCGTCTACTCCGCCGCCACCGGCGAATCCCGCACCGTCCTCCTCGACGACCTCTTAGAGGGCCTCACCGTCCGCGACATCCTCGCCGAACCCCAGACCATCGACGCCGACGAAACCGTCCAGGCCTTCGCCGACCGCATGCTCGCGGACCGCCGCACCGAATTCGCCGTCACCGAGAACGGCCACGTCGTCGGCCTCGCCACCATGGACGCCCTCAAACGCGTCCGCGAAGTCGAACGCGACGCCTACGCAGTCCGAGAGATCATGCGCACCGACCTCCCCACCATCGACGCCGACGCCGACGCCTTCGAAGCCCTCGCCACCCTCAACGAACAGAACGCCCCCGCGGCCTTCGTCGAAGACTCCGGCGACGTCGTCGGCGTCGTCACCCGCACCGACTACGTCTCCGTCCTCCAAACCCGCCGAGAGTTCGGCGTCACCGTGCCGGCCTAA
- a CDS encoding universal stress protein, translated as MTKVLVPVKILEGESVTPGLFDLLSTVDVVVLGYYEVPDQTPAEQAKLQFEERAQAKLDELRRGFADAGGDAETRLAFTGEAEQTIARVTVEADCDAIVHPGVAHDADRLLVPFVGRADVGTVVDFVAALVGDRDITVSALGLDEAVSREEIRNALDAAGLDTADLTMQPESTGDAIAAIADLAVDYDLVVMGEPKPTLSEWVFGDLEDRVARESLGPVVVVRARD; from the coding sequence ATGACCAAAGTACTCGTCCCAGTCAAGATCCTCGAAGGCGAATCCGTCACGCCCGGCCTGTTCGACCTCCTCTCCACCGTGGACGTCGTCGTCCTCGGCTACTACGAGGTCCCCGACCAGACACCGGCGGAACAAGCGAAACTCCAGTTCGAGGAGCGCGCACAGGCGAAACTCGACGAACTCCGACGGGGGTTCGCGGACGCCGGCGGCGACGCCGAAACCCGCCTCGCGTTCACCGGCGAAGCCGAGCAGACCATCGCCCGCGTCACCGTCGAAGCGGACTGCGACGCCATCGTCCACCCCGGCGTCGCCCACGACGCCGACCGCCTCCTCGTCCCCTTCGTCGGCCGAGCCGACGTCGGAACCGTCGTCGACTTCGTCGCCGCGCTCGTCGGCGACCGCGACATCACCGTCTCCGCACTCGGCCTCGACGAAGCCGTCAGCCGCGAGGAAATCCGGAACGCGCTCGACGCCGCCGGCCTCGACACCGCCGACCTCACCATGCAGCCCGAGTCGACGGGCGACGCCATCGCCGCAATCGCCGACCTCGCCGTCGACTACGACCTCGTCGTGATGGGCGAACCGAAACCGACGCTCTCCGAGTGGGTGTTCGGCGACCTCGAAGACCGCGTCGCCCGCGAATCCCTCGGCCCCGTCGTCGTCGTCCGCGCCCGCGACTGA
- a CDS encoding APC family permease, with translation MSESTANASGENRAGETPVADELETVEDGDVTVTEGGTELERTIGLVGGLAIGVGTMIGAGIFVFPGIAAGQAGPAAAGSYAIGMVIALLVALPASELATAMPKSGGGYYFVSRSLGALAGTVVGVSLWLSLVFASSFYLVGFGSYAAEVLARVGITLSFSPTVALGLVFGALLTGLSFTGTENTAKLQNYVVAILLVILSLFLAYGGASALGFIGESSTPETFMPFGAMPVVTTAALVFTSYLGFAQVATVAGEIKNPGRNLPLAMVGSVLIVGVFYVCTVFVATSAFGSAKLASFGETAMVEVAGSFWGPAGAIAILVAGLLATVSSANASIMSSSRAVFALSKDALAPKKASAINLKYGTPHVALTMAGVPTLLLVASGETEILAEVASILSLVMYGLICVSLLAMRRDEPEWYDPDFRVPAYPVVAGLGALSSFGLIAFMQRTSQIVGVVVMLAAAGWYYYYARDVSLKGAL, from the coding sequence GTGAGCGAGAGCACCGCGAACGCCTCGGGTGAGAACCGCGCGGGCGAGACGCCCGTCGCCGACGAGCTCGAAACGGTCGAGGACGGTGACGTCACCGTCACCGAGGGCGGAACCGAGTTAGAGCGAACCATCGGACTGGTCGGCGGGCTGGCGATCGGCGTCGGCACGATGATCGGAGCGGGTATCTTCGTCTTCCCCGGCATCGCCGCCGGGCAGGCGGGGCCGGCCGCAGCGGGGTCGTACGCCATCGGGATGGTCATCGCCCTCCTGGTGGCGCTCCCGGCGTCGGAGCTGGCGACGGCGATGCCGAAGTCCGGCGGCGGCTACTACTTCGTCTCCCGGTCGCTCGGCGCGCTCGCCGGCACGGTCGTCGGCGTGAGCCTCTGGCTCAGCCTCGTCTTCGCGTCCTCCTTCTACCTCGTCGGGTTCGGGAGCTACGCCGCCGAAGTCCTCGCGCGAGTGGGCATCACGCTCTCGTTCAGTCCGACCGTCGCGCTCGGCCTCGTCTTCGGCGCGCTCCTCACCGGATTGAGCTTCACCGGCACGGAGAACACCGCGAAGCTCCAGAACTACGTCGTCGCCATCCTCCTCGTCATCCTCTCGCTCTTCCTCGCGTACGGCGGCGCGAGCGCGCTCGGGTTCATCGGCGAGTCGAGCACGCCCGAGACGTTCATGCCCTTCGGCGCGATGCCCGTCGTGACGACGGCGGCCCTCGTCTTCACCTCCTACCTCGGGTTCGCGCAGGTCGCCACAGTCGCAGGAGAGATCAAGAACCCCGGGCGGAACCTCCCGCTCGCGATGGTCGGCAGCGTCCTCATCGTCGGCGTCTTCTACGTCTGCACCGTCTTCGTCGCGACGAGCGCGTTCGGCAGCGCGAAGCTCGCGTCCTTCGGCGAGACCGCGATGGTCGAAGTCGCCGGGAGCTTCTGGGGGCCCGCGGGCGCAATCGCCATCCTCGTCGCCGGCCTCCTCGCCACGGTCTCCTCCGCGAACGCCTCCATCATGAGTTCCTCGCGCGCCGTCTTCGCGCTCAGCAAGGACGCGCTCGCCCCGAAGAAGGCCAGCGCGATCAACCTCAAGTACGGCACGCCCCACGTCGCCCTGACGATGGCGGGCGTCCCGACGCTCCTCCTCGTCGCCTCCGGCGAGACCGAAATCCTCGCCGAAGTCGCCTCCATCCTCAGCCTCGTCATGTACGGCCTCATCTGCGTCTCCCTCCTCGCGATGCGTCGCGACGAACCCGAATGGTACGACCCCGACTTCCGCGTGCCAGCCTACCCCGTCGTCGCCGGACTCGGCGCACTCTCCTCCTTCGGCCTCATCGCGTTCATGCAGCGCACGAGCCAGATAGTCGGCGTCGTCGTCATGCTCGCCGCGGCCGGATGGTACTACTACTACGCCCGCGACGTCTCCCTCAAGGGGGCCCTATAG
- a CDS encoding DUF7130 family rubredoxin-like protein, translating into MAEDSQIGLGQPVYDDDGNELGTVRGFNEDGFTVTSRTDAGQYSVEHEHTPHDLGEAELMWRCDDCGEMGDIDDLPDTCPNCGAPTEAIYWWTED; encoded by the coding sequence ATGGCAGAGGACTCGCAGATCGGACTCGGACAGCCCGTCTACGACGACGACGGAAACGAACTCGGCACCGTTCGCGGGTTCAACGAAGACGGATTCACCGTCACGAGCCGCACTGACGCCGGCCAGTACAGCGTCGAGCACGAACACACCCCGCACGACCTCGGCGAGGCCGAGCTCATGTGGCGCTGCGACGACTGCGGCGAGATGGGCGACATCGACGACCTCCCCGACACCTGCCCGAACTGCGGCGCTCCCACCGAAGCAATCTACTGGTGGACCGAGGACTGA
- a CDS encoding NifU family protein, with the protein MSTESQSGDDLEDRINGFLRRNFPQIQMHGGSHAIQNIDREEGIVNISLGGACSGCGISPMTIQAIKSRMVKEIPEVNEVHADTGMGGGHDDGGMTPSFPGASESDDAEDDEGPQAPF; encoded by the coding sequence ATGAGCACGGAGAGTCAGAGCGGCGACGACCTGGAGGATCGAATCAACGGGTTCCTTCGCCGGAACTTCCCGCAGATCCAGATGCACGGCGGGAGCCACGCGATTCAGAACATCGACCGCGAGGAAGGCATCGTGAACATTTCGCTCGGCGGCGCGTGTTCCGGCTGTGGGATTTCGCCGATGACGATTCAGGCGATCAAGTCCCGGATGGTGAAGGAGATTCCCGAGGTCAACGAGGTCCACGCGGACACCGGCATGGGCGGCGGGCACGACGACGGCGGTATGACGCCGTCCTTCCCGGGCGCGTCCGAGAGCGACGACGCCGAGGACGACGAAGGCCCGCAGGCCCCGTTCTGA
- a CDS encoding DUF5783 family protein, translating into MADFTPEEFEEEKYVDYFPQLQTAYKRTFNTMNEEYSSDLVHAIDQQILNESEPHYEGDGEFTIELPENPLERLTDVVADEERVQELLDIYVEELKSEHRRVFGFEGE; encoded by the coding sequence ATGGCCGATTTCACGCCCGAGGAGTTCGAGGAAGAGAAGTACGTCGATTACTTCCCGCAGCTCCAGACCGCGTACAAGCGCACGTTCAACACGATGAACGAGGAGTACAGCTCCGACCTCGTGCACGCCATCGACCAGCAGATTCTGAACGAGAGCGAGCCGCACTACGAGGGCGACGGCGAGTTCACCATCGAACTCCCCGAGAACCCGCTCGAACGCCTGACCGACGTCGTCGCCGACGAAGAACGCGTACAGGAGCTCCTCGACATCTACGTCGAAGAACTCAAGTCGGAACACCGCCGCGTGTTCGGCTTCGAGGGCGAGTAG
- the kdgK1 gene encoding bifunctional 2-dehydro-3-deoxygluconokinase/2-dehydro-3-deoxygalactonokinase, translated as MTEDSRLVTFGESMLRLSPPGHERLTHTDRLDVHVAGAESNVAVAANAVGLPSTWTSKLPESPLGRRVTNALREYGIDTAVAWSDDGRQGTYYVEAGTKPRGTNVVYDREGASVRTATVDDLPLDRIAAADAFYTSGITPALGETLRETTEAVLEAARGEDTLTVFDVNYRSKLWTGEEARAGIEPLLGDVDVLVCARRDAELVFDVDGTPAEKARALADEYGVETVVVTRGANGALAVHDGDVVERDAFETETVDAVGSGDAFVGGFLAKFVPTGDVGRALEYGTATAALKRTIPGDMAAVTREEVEALVAEGGDGGISR; from the coding sequence ATGACTGAGGATTCGCGGCTCGTGACGTTCGGGGAGTCGATGCTCCGGCTGTCCCCGCCGGGTCACGAGCGGCTGACACACACGGATCGTCTCGACGTGCACGTCGCGGGCGCGGAGTCGAACGTCGCGGTCGCGGCGAACGCGGTCGGCCTGCCGAGCACGTGGACGTCGAAACTTCCGGAGAGTCCGCTGGGGCGGCGGGTGACGAACGCGCTCCGCGAGTACGGCATCGATACGGCCGTCGCGTGGAGCGACGACGGCCGACAGGGGACGTACTACGTCGAAGCCGGGACGAAGCCGCGAGGAACGAACGTCGTCTACGACCGCGAGGGGGCGAGCGTCCGCACGGCGACGGTCGACGACCTGCCGCTCGACCGCATCGCGGCCGCGGACGCCTTCTACACGTCGGGTATCACGCCCGCGCTCGGCGAGACGCTCAGAGAGACCACGGAGGCCGTCCTCGAAGCGGCGCGGGGAGAAGACACGCTCACGGTCTTCGACGTGAACTACCGGTCGAAGCTCTGGACGGGAGAGGAGGCGAGAGCGGGTATCGAACCGCTCCTCGGCGACGTCGACGTGCTGGTGTGTGCGCGGCGCGACGCCGAACTCGTCTTCGACGTCGACGGTACGCCCGCGGAGAAAGCGCGCGCGCTCGCCGACGAGTACGGTGTGGAGACGGTCGTCGTCACGCGCGGCGCGAACGGCGCGCTCGCGGTCCACGACGGCGACGTCGTCGAGCGCGACGCGTTCGAGACGGAGACGGTGGACGCCGTCGGCTCCGGGGACGCGTTCGTCGGCGGGTTCCTCGCGAAATTCGTCCCCACCGGCGACGTCGGGCGCGCGCTCGAATACGGGACCGCGACGGCCGCGCTCAAGCGCACGATTCCCGGCGACATGGCGGCCGTGACCCGCGAGGAGGTCGAGGCGCTCGTCGCGGAGGGTGGCGACGGCGGCATCTCGCGCTGA
- a CDS encoding DHHA1 domain-containing protein, translating into MSGPVPELEERAERCADALRDAESVLVASHIDADGLTSAGIAARMLERAEIPFESVFEKQLDDDAIAGIAASAYDTVLFTDFGSGQLEAITEHEERGEFTPIIADHHQPAEAETAYHLNPLLEGVDGGSELSGAGATYVLARAFESEAGANKDLAALAIVGAVGDMQTTDGELTGANVAIAEEGVEAGVLDTTRDLALYGTQTRPLPKLLEYASEVYVPGITNDSSGAMRFLDALDVETRTDGDWRTWADLSHEERQAVLSALIKRAVRNGVASEKLDALVATTYTLAEEEPGTEVRDASEFSTLLNATARYERADVGLAVCLGDREEAYDAAKELLAQHRQNLSSGVRWVEEHGVTAEEHVQWFDSGDEIRETIVGIVAGMALSADGVSREKVILGFANKSAEESKVSARGSHALVRRGLDLSEVMGEASRSVGGDGGGHTVAAGATIPRAEREAFIAAVDRLVGEQLD; encoded by the coding sequence ATGAGTGGTCCCGTTCCGGAACTGGAGGAACGCGCGGAGCGGTGCGCGGACGCGCTGCGTGACGCGGAGTCGGTGCTCGTGGCGTCGCACATCGACGCGGACGGGCTGACGAGCGCGGGCATCGCGGCGCGGATGCTCGAACGCGCAGAGATTCCGTTCGAGTCGGTGTTCGAGAAGCAACTGGACGACGACGCCATCGCGGGAATCGCGGCGTCAGCGTACGACACGGTCCTCTTCACGGACTTCGGGAGCGGGCAGCTAGAAGCGATAACGGAACACGAGGAGCGCGGGGAGTTCACGCCGATAATCGCCGACCACCACCAGCCCGCGGAGGCGGAGACGGCGTACCACCTGAACCCGCTGTTGGAGGGCGTGGACGGCGGGAGCGAGCTGTCAGGGGCGGGGGCGACGTACGTGCTCGCGCGGGCGTTCGAGTCGGAGGCGGGCGCGAACAAGGACCTCGCGGCGCTCGCAATCGTGGGCGCGGTCGGCGACATGCAGACGACGGACGGCGAGCTCACGGGCGCGAACGTCGCTATCGCGGAAGAGGGCGTCGAGGCGGGCGTGCTGGACACGACGCGGGACCTCGCGCTCTACGGGACGCAGACGCGCCCGCTCCCGAAGCTCCTCGAATACGCGAGCGAAGTCTACGTCCCCGGCATCACGAACGATTCGTCGGGGGCGATGCGGTTCCTCGACGCGCTCGACGTCGAGACGAGGACGGACGGCGACTGGCGGACGTGGGCGGACTTGAGCCACGAGGAGCGCCAGGCGGTCCTGTCGGCGCTCATCAAGCGCGCGGTTCGGAACGGAGTGGCGTCGGAGAAGCTGGACGCGCTCGTCGCGACGACGTACACGCTCGCCGAAGAGGAGCCGGGGACCGAAGTCCGGGACGCGAGCGAGTTCTCCACGCTCCTCAACGCGACGGCGCGCTACGAGCGCGCGGACGTCGGCCTCGCGGTCTGCCTCGGGGACCGCGAGGAAGCCTACGACGCCGCGAAGGAACTCCTCGCGCAGCACCGGCAGAACCTCTCGAGCGGCGTTCGCTGGGTGGAGGAACACGGCGTGACCGCAGAAGAACACGTGCAGTGGTTCGACTCGGGTGACGAGATCCGGGAGACCATCGTCGGCATCGTCGCGGGGATGGCGCTCTCCGCGGACGGCGTGAGCAGGGAGAAGGTCATCCTCGGGTTCGCGAATAAGAGCGCGGAGGAGTCGAAGGTGTCGGCGCGGGGGTCGCACGCGCTCGTCCGGCGCGGTCTCGACCTCTCCGAGGTGATGGGCGAGGCGTCGCGGTCGGTCGGCGGCGACGGCGGCGGCCATACGGTCGCGGCGGGGGCGACCATACCGAGAGCCGAGCGGGAGGCGTTCATCGCGGCGGTCGACCGGCTGGTCGGCGAGCAGCTCGACTGA
- a CDS encoding uroporphyrinogen-III synthase, with the protein MRVAVFRPDDGRLDAAVHHLDERGVEAVPDPMLEVVETDATPRTDADFVVFTSKTGARLAADAGWEAGSATVCAIGDSTAGALEAEDYAVDVVPETFSSTGLVEELADDVDGARVEVARSDHGSQILLDGLEAAGAYVHETVLYRLRRPPEAGESTELAATGGLDAALFTSSLTVEHFLDAASERGIYEDAVAGLNTCVVACIGEPTRETAESHGVDVDVVPDEASFTALVDAALAALK; encoded by the coding sequence ATGCGCGTCGCCGTGTTCCGGCCGGACGACGGCCGGCTCGACGCCGCGGTCCACCACCTCGACGAGCGCGGCGTCGAAGCCGTCCCGGACCCGATGCTGGAAGTCGTCGAGACGGACGCGACGCCGCGAACGGACGCGGACTTCGTCGTGTTCACGAGTAAGACGGGCGCGCGCCTCGCCGCCGACGCCGGCTGGGAAGCCGGGAGCGCGACCGTCTGCGCCATCGGCGACTCAACCGCCGGTGCGCTCGAAGCAGAGGACTACGCCGTCGACGTCGTCCCCGAGACCTTCTCCTCCACCGGGCTCGTCGAGGAACTCGCCGACGACGTCGACGGCGCGCGCGTCGAAGTCGCGCGCTCCGACCACGGGAGTCAGATACTCCTCGACGGCCTCGAAGCCGCCGGCGCGTACGTCCACGAAACCGTCCTCTACCGCCTCCGTCGACCGCCCGAGGCCGGCGAGTCCACCGAACTCGCCGCGACCGGCGGCCTCGACGCCGCGCTCTTCACCTCCTCGCTGACAGTGGAGCACTTCCTCGACGCGGCGAGCGAACGCGGCATCTACGAGGACGCCGTCGCCGGCCTCAACACCTGCGTCGTCGCCTGCATCGGCGAACCCACGAGGGAGACCGCCGAATCCCACGGCGTCGACGTCGACGTCGTCCCCGACGAAGCGAGCTTCACCGCCCTCGTCGACGCCGCGCTCGCCGCCCTGAAGTGA
- the cobA gene encoding uroporphyrinogen-III C-methyltransferase: protein MSEGDASRSDGRRDTETGTVYLVGSGPGDPGLLTVRARELLDDAAVVMHDKLPGPEILDTIDDAVCEDVGKRAGGERTSQREINERLVAHATAGRDVVRLKGGDPFVFGRGGEEAQYLAEHEIPFEVVPGVTSAIAAPGAAGIPVTHRDFASSVSFVTGHEDPTKPESAVDWDALAATGGTIVVLMGVGRLPDYTRALREAGMAGETPVALVERGTWPDMRTVTGTLDSIVDVRDEHDVSPPAVTVIGEVASVREDVVALLRGRGAQGANVDARDANAGDE, encoded by the coding sequence ATGAGTGAGGGAGACGCGAGCCGGAGCGACGGACGGCGAGATACCGAGACGGGAACCGTGTACCTCGTGGGGAGCGGGCCGGGCGACCCGGGCCTCCTCACGGTGCGCGCGCGCGAGCTCCTCGACGACGCGGCAGTCGTGATGCACGACAAACTCCCCGGTCCCGAGATCCTCGACACCATCGACGACGCGGTCTGCGAGGACGTGGGGAAGCGCGCTGGCGGGGAGCGAACGAGCCAGCGGGAGATCAACGAGCGACTCGTCGCGCACGCGACGGCGGGGCGGGACGTGGTTCGGCTGAAGGGCGGCGACCCGTTCGTCTTCGGGCGCGGCGGCGAGGAAGCGCAGTACCTCGCCGAACACGAGATTCCGTTCGAGGTGGTTCCGGGCGTGACGTCGGCGATTGCCGCGCCCGGCGCGGCGGGCATCCCCGTCACGCACCGCGATTTCGCCTCCTCCGTCTCCTTCGTGACGGGCCACGAGGACCCGACGAAGCCCGAATCCGCCGTGGACTGGGACGCCCTCGCGGCGACCGGCGGCACGATTGTCGTGTTGATGGGCGTCGGCCGGCTCCCCGACTACACGCGGGCGCTGCGGGAGGCGGGGATGGCCGGCGAGACGCCGGTCGCGCTCGTCGAGCGCGGGACGTGGCCGGACATGCGAACCGTGACCGGGACGCTCGACAGCATCGTCGACGTCCGCGACGAACACGACGTCTCGCCGCCGGCCGTGACCGTCATCGGCGAGGTCGCGTCCGTGCGCGAGGACGTCGTCGCGCTCCTCCGCGGCCGCGGCGCACAGGGCGCGAACGTGGATGCACGGGACGCGAACGCGGGGGACGAGTAG
- the hemC gene encoding hydroxymethylbilane synthase: MRSRESVRLATRGSTLARRQAAEIQAALEDRRHEVELVEVETVGDRVTDELIQDLGKTGAFVRAVDEVVLAGEADAAVHSMKDVPTDTPEDMVFAAVPPRASAGDALVTPDGSTLDELPAGAVVGTSSLRRKAQVLARRPDLEVEPLRGNVDTRLEKLLAPHMQAKHEARLDAEDEYQEKRQRAEKRVDSDPSSVEREYERTVEEWFDSLNELERSSMERDVDVEYDAIVLARAGLERSGLAHDVPLVDLDVNEHVPAPGQGALAVTAVEGDLADTLHDVLDHPRSRVETTVERIVLEELGGGCIAPLGVHAFVKGETVRAEVQVFSEDGSESVTEGRDLPADDYAAAARALADDLDAAGASDLIEEAKRE, from the coding sequence ATGCGTAGTCGCGAGTCCGTGCGGCTGGCGACGCGGGGGTCGACTCTCGCGCGTCGGCAGGCGGCGGAGATACAGGCGGCGTTGGAGGACCGGCGACACGAGGTCGAACTGGTCGAGGTGGAGACGGTCGGCGACCGCGTGACGGACGAACTCATCCAGGACCTGGGGAAGACGGGGGCGTTCGTGCGCGCCGTCGACGAAGTCGTGCTCGCGGGCGAGGCGGACGCGGCGGTGCACTCGATGAAGGACGTGCCGACGGACACGCCGGAGGATATGGTGTTCGCGGCGGTGCCGCCGCGGGCGAGCGCGGGGGACGCGCTCGTGACGCCGGACGGGAGCACGCTGGACGAGCTTCCGGCGGGCGCAGTCGTCGGCACGTCGAGTCTGCGGCGGAAGGCGCAGGTGCTCGCGCGGCGGCCGGACCTCGAGGTCGAGCCGCTGCGGGGGAACGTAGATACGCGCCTCGAGAAGCTGCTCGCGCCGCACATGCAGGCGAAGCACGAGGCGCGTCTCGACGCGGAAGACGAGTATCAGGAGAAGCGTCAGCGCGCGGAGAAGCGCGTGGATTCGGACCCGAGCAGCGTGGAGCGCGAGTACGAGCGCACGGTCGAGGAGTGGTTCGATTCGCTGAACGAGCTCGAGCGCTCCTCGATGGAGCGCGACGTCGACGTGGAGTACGACGCTATCGTGCTGGCGCGCGCGGGCTTGGAGCGGTCGGGGCTGGCGCACGACGTGCCGCTCGTGGACCTCGACGTGAACGAGCACGTGCCCGCGCCGGGGCAGGGCGCGCTCGCGGTGACGGCCGTCGAGGGCGACCTCGCGGACACGCTCCACGACGTGCTCGACCACCCGCGTTCGCGCGTCGAGACGACCGTCGAACGCATCGTCCTCGAAGAGCTCGGCGGCGGCTGTATCGCGCCGCTCGGCGTGCACGCGTTCGTGAAGGGCGAGACGGTGCGCGCGGAAGTCCAGGTGTTCAGCGAGGACGGCTCCGAGTCCGTCACGGAGGGCCGCGACCTGCCGGCCGACGACTACGCGGCGGCGGCGCGCGCGCTCGCCGACGACCTCGACGCCGCGGGCGCGAGCGACCTCATCGAGGAGGCGAAGCGAGAATGA
- the hemL gene encoding glutamate-1-semialdehyde 2,1-aminomutase, whose amino-acid sequence MNRDTSRELYDRALDVLVGGVNSSVRAAPQPYPTFVRKGDAGHVVDADGNKYVDWVMGLGPLLLGHDAPERVTSSVQRRTSEGPMYGMPTEVEVELAEFVTRHVPSVEMLRFVNSGTEATVSAVRLARGYTGRSKVVVMEGGYHGAQESTLVEGDAEHARPSSAGIPQSFAEHTIPVPFNDRAAASEVFEEHGDDIAAVLVEPVMANKGIVEPQDGYHDHLRGLTREHGSLLVFDEVITGFRVGGLACAQGKFDVTPDLTTFGKIVGGGFPVGALGGRTEVMEHLTPVGDVFQAGTFSGHPVTMAAGLQTLTYAAEKDVYDHVNALGDDLRDGLRDIVDDKGLPYSVVGTDSLFKVVFTRDGEPPENTADVGKAAVDRWNRVFRPQMQERGIMLAQNQFESQFVSDAHTQADVDATLDAYDDVL is encoded by the coding sequence ATGAACCGCGATACCTCTCGAGAGCTCTACGACCGCGCGCTCGACGTGCTCGTCGGGGGCGTGAACTCGTCCGTTCGGGCGGCACCGCAGCCGTATCCGACGTTCGTGCGGAAGGGCGACGCGGGGCACGTAGTGGACGCGGACGGGAACAAGTACGTGGACTGGGTGATGGGGCTGGGACCGCTCCTCCTCGGGCACGACGCGCCGGAGCGCGTGACGAGTTCGGTGCAGCGCCGGACGAGCGAGGGGCCGATGTACGGGATGCCGACCGAGGTCGAGGTGGAGCTCGCGGAGTTCGTGACGCGTCACGTCCCCTCGGTGGAGATGCTGCGGTTCGTGAACTCGGGGACGGAGGCGACGGTCTCGGCCGTTCGGCTGGCGCGCGGCTACACCGGCCGGAGCAAGGTCGTCGTGATGGAGGGCGGCTACCACGGCGCGCAGGAGTCGACGCTCGTCGAGGGCGACGCAGAGCACGCACGGCCGTCCTCCGCCGGGATTCCGCAGTCCTTCGCGGAGCACACGATTCCCGTCCCGTTCAACGACCGGGCGGCCGCGAGCGAGGTCTTCGAGGAGCACGGCGACGACATCGCCGCCGTCCTCGTCGAACCCGTCATGGCGAACAAGGGCATCGTGGAGCCACAGGACGGCTACCACGACCACCTGCGCGGGCTGACCCGCGAGCACGGGAGCCTCCTCGTGTTCGACGAGGTCATCACGGGCTTCCGCGTCGGCGGCCTCGCCTGCGCGCAGGGCAAGTTCGACGTCACGCCCGACCTGACGACGTTCGGGAAGATCGTCGGCGGCGGGTTCCCCGTCGGCGCGCTCGGCGGAAGAACGGAAGTCATGGAGCACCTCACGCCGGTCGGCGACGTCTTCCAAGCGGGGACGTTCTCCGGCCACCCGGTCACGATGGCCGCCGGCCTCCAGACGCTCACCTACGCCGCGGAGAAGGACGTCTACGACCACGTGAACGCGCTCGGCGACGACCTCCGGGACGGCCTCCGCGACATCGTCGACGACAAAGGCCTCCCGTACTCTGTGGTGGGAACGGACAGCCTGTTCAAAGTCGTCTTCACGCGCGACGGCGAACCCCCGGAGAACACCGCCGACGTCGGGAAAGCCGCCGTCGACCGCTGGAACCGCGTGTTCCGCCCGCAGATGCAGGAGCGCGGCATCATGCTCGCGCAGAACCAGTTCGAGAGCCAGTTCGTCTCCGACGCCCACACGCAGGCGGACGTCGACGCCACCCTCGACGCCTACGACGACGTCCTCTAA